The Pseudanabaena sp. ABRG5-3 genome includes the window CGATCGCCCTCTCTTTTATTGGAATATCTAAGCTGAACTACTTGTTTAGTAAGTTATTTCGCAAGAAATAACAATGCGCCGATCGCTAAAAAGATGATTGACCAGACTAGTCCCCAAAAAGCGGGATGGCTAGATACTTTGTTGCCACTAGCAGTAGATAGAAGTTCTAAATCCATCCAAGAGGCAACACCGCGACGGAACCAACCCTTAGCAGTAGTTTCCATTCCAATCAAACCCTGTACCCGCTTCATGCCAAAGAAGAAATTACCAAGAGGACCCCAACGAGAAGCATAGAGCAGATACATCAGCCCTGATTTATCCTGTAACTTCAGATCGGAACCAAACACATAACCTGCATCACCACGACCGATCAGAGTTCCTTCCAATTGCACAGGTTGACCGCGCAGAGGACTAGCATAAGCGTCAGACATCAGAGTAATTACATCCGTTGCTGGAGCATTCTTGGAACTGGGATACATGACCGATCGCTTAAAGATCATCACTGCACCTAGCAATAGTAATGGAATCGCCACAAATGCTTTTAAGACACCAATACTCTTAAATAGAAATGCACCGATCGCTAAACCAAGGACAATCGCAATAAATTCTGCACCATAGAGCAGAACATCTTGATAGAAAGTGCCATAGAGTCGCTTTTTATCGAGGCGTTTACCTTCGGCAACCACTCGCCCCATATCAAATTCCATGTCCAGACCAAGCTGCTCAGCATAGTTACTCAAAGCGCGAACTCGCTTGCCCGTGAGCGGATGGGTCGAATTTAGCTCCATCCACCAACCCCAAGGATTAAACAAATCCCAAAGGAAGAGACGACCGATTTTTTCTGGAGAAGATGAAATTTGATAAGCCGTACCCGTAGAAGCTGCGGCCTTAGCATCATAGATACCAAGGGCGCGAGTACCCTGCATCAAACGACTTGGCTCCGTTGATTTTTCGGTTTCTTGGACAATGCCATAGGCAATTTTCACCAAAGCGCGTGACAAAGCATTGGGATTACCTGTCTGCTCCGCCGCAAAGTGATCGGCAAAATATTCTCTAGTGCGCGATAGATAGAGCAGCAAATATGTGCCGACGATGTAAAAACCATAGGCAATAAACGCAGTGATCATCGCCGCATTTTCTGCCCGTTCATCATTAATTCTTTTGCCAACCTCGCGAATGGTGACATAGAGCAAATAAGTAATTTGCACCAATGTCGAGGCAACGGTCATCACCGCAAAGTCCCAATGGACAATATGCCCTAGTTCATGGGCATAGACAGTGGCGGCTTCGTCATCATCAAGATATTTGAATAAACCTGCACTAACCACTAGACGAGCGCTATTAGGCAAAGCCCCATAAGTAAAAGCGGTCGGGTTGTTATCATCAATAATCCCCAAACGTGGCTGGGTAATTTTTTTGAGATTACAAATACGTTGAATGGTGCGGGCTGATTCAGGACTGAGGCGTTCAATTTCTTCGATCTTGACCCATCGGGTGTGATAGAGCCAACCTTGAGTCAAGTCCATGATCCAAGGCGATACAAAGAAGATGATCGCATTGACGGCAATTGTGACAAGCACCGCAACTCCGAATCCGAGGATCGGATTGGGACTATTGACGATAAAAATTGTTGCCGTGACTAGGGAAAATACAATCCCCACAAGTAGGGCGATTGTAATGCCAGAGGCAAGGGCTAGATTACCTGCGATTTTAGCTGTGACAAGACTTGCTCCAACTTGCTCGGCACGTCCCGCCTTATGAGGTAATTCTGAATGGGGAAATTCTGATTCTGGTATGGACATACAATCCTCTCTTCAGTTTATTGAGTCCTAGTTTGAGTAATTAGTCCCGTGTTGTCATGTTTTTGTTGCTCAATTGCTTAAAAACATCACCATAATTCAACTATAGGTCTCTAGGATTTGAGCTATACAAAACATTACCCAAATTCTAGTTATCAAATTCAATACATCTCAATAAATCTATGATACGGTGCTTTTCAAGCAAGGGTTGTTTGCCCGCCAAAGGCGAGCAAACAACCCCATACCACTAGCCAAGATATTTAGGCAAGATTAAGACTCACAAAAGATAGCTGTGATGCAAAGCATCACAGCTATCTTTGGGTATTAGTCCACCTTAGTTAAGTTAGCAATTTTCCATTTACCATCCTCAAATTTTAGGTTGCAAATATATCGCCCCCTTGATGGCTGCGACTGCGATCGATCAATTTTGCCATTGACATACAACGTCGGACTTTCAAAAATTTCGACCGTTACATTTGCTTGATTATCTTGAATTCCAAACGAGCCTGCTCGACTTACCTTAAAATCACCATAGCTATAAAAAGCATTATTACTTTGTAACCAGTCAATCGAACCTTTGCGTTTTTCATAGGCTTCCCCTGTAGTGAGTTCTGCCAATAGCTGGCGATCAAAGGGTGGGGCAAACATTTGATTTTTAGCCGCTACTAAATTATTCACAAGATCCACCGCTTCCGACTCCGATAAAGGGGCGATCGCTGTTTTCGTTGGCTTAGTAGTAGGTGTAGCAGTGGGACTAACCTTAGCAGAGGGAGAAGACTTAGGAGTAGCAGTAAGACTAGCAGTCTCAATAGGTGACGTTGAGGGACTGGCGACAGTTGGAGAATTTGGGCTGGGCGTAACCGTCGGCTTACTAGTTGAGTTATTGGCAACAGGATTCAAGGTATTAGAGCTATTGCGCGTTGCCATCACTGCACCAATCGCGATCGCTGTAGCAAAGGCAGCTACCCAAACCGCAATCCACAAACCCTTATTACTGCGATTATAATCACTAGATTGATAGGGTGCAGATACCTGTACCGTATGCTGTGGAGGATTTTCGGAGGGGGCAGGATAGCGATTAACGGGAGTAGTGGGTGGTGGTAATGGTGTAGTTGTGGCAGGTAATGGCTGTACTAAGGGTTGAACTGATGGAATTGGCGGTTGGGCGATCGCAGGATTATGGGGCTGTGTCGGCGGAACCTTAGGTAAAACCTCAGTACCCAAATCATTGCCACTATTAGTAGTCACTATCGTGGACTGAATACCATTAGCAGACTGCACTGATTGATGGGTTGGTAGATGATGTGATCCCAGATTTGCTAAAACTTTGCGGATCTCCGCCGCCGATTCATAGCGATCTTTGTAGTGATAGCGAGTCATCTTGGTTAATACATCAACTAGCCCCGTTTTATTAGGCACAAGATGCTGCCATATTAATTCCCCCGTTTGGTAGTCCTCTTGCAATTCACGAGGCTGCAAGCCAGTGAGCGATTGAATACCAATAACACCGATCGCATATAAATCACTACTAGGACGGGGTTTCCCTTGGGCTTGCTCACTGGGCATATAACCTAAAGTCCCGATCGCCACTGTTGCCGCCGTGTGCATCTCTTGATTCATCTGCGTCTGCACCTGCTTAATTGCGCCAAAGTCAATTAGCACCAACTTCCCGTCGGATTTACGGCGAATAATGTTATCAGGCTTCAGATCACGGTGAATTACCCCTTGAGCATGGGTATATTCCAAAATACTTAATAAATCATCTAATATTTGAATTACTTGGGCTTCACCCATTCGATAGCCGCGTACTAATTCTAATTCCAGCGATCGCCCTTCAACAAATTCTTCTACTAAGTAAAATTCTCCCGCCTGCTCAAAATAGGCAAGTAAGCGAGGAATGCGATCGTGATCGCCTAACTTTGCAAGGACTTGCGCCTCACTGGTAAATAAGCGATTGGCTACTTTGAGATATTCGCGATCACCACTAGCAGGCTTGAGGTGTTTGACTACACAAAGCGGCTCATTGGGTATGCGCGTATCATGGGCTAAATATGTATGTCCAAAGCCCCCCTCACCTAATTTGCTAGCAATGCGATAGCGCCCATCTAGTAACTGACCAATCATGCTCGCTCACTCCAATTTTGCAATAAATATAGCAAAAAAACAGATATATCAAGGTGCTTCGTCTTGCCTTGATATATCGAGAGTTGCGGCACATTGTGCCGCAACTCTCTTTGAGATTATAGAGAATTAAAAGTTAGGCTTCTTGCTGGCTTCATATCCTTACCAATAGAAGTACACGTTGGTTTATGATGGTTAGGCTGTACTCCTCAAAGTGACTATGTCCACAAACGATATAGCCTAGAATAGGTATACAGCTTTTAGAAACGGTTTGTAGACAAGGACTAGTAAACTGCTAGCCGCACCAGTTGTTTTGATGATTTATGGCTAGATACACTCAACATTTCTTAGTTGAAATCGCTCCCGAAAACTTGCATTCAACGATTATCAAAACGTTGGAATCCTGTAGCTTGGTAATTACCTATGAAACCGATGACTATGTAATTGCTCAAGAAACAGAAACTACTTCCCACGCCAAAATTGTGACTGTGGAAGTTCTGATCCATCGCTCTGAAATCGAAGGCAATCAAGCAAAATTGACTAGCGTTACTAAAAACGCCGAGTTACCACTGCGCGTTAATAATCACTGTCAAAGCATCTCCGATCGCGTTTCTAAGGCATTCAGTGATAGCCCAGAATGGAAGCTATTAGAAATATCAGGATATTAGACAGTCTGTAATGGGAATAAATGGCAAATTATTATCGTGTTCTCGCCGAAAATCGGCAAGCTAGATTTAATTACGAAATTCTCGAAACCCACGAAGCAGGGATCGAGCTACTTGGCACGGAAGTTAAATCTATTAAAGGGGGAAAAGCCAATCTGAGGGATGCCTATGGCATTGTGCGAAAGGGGCAGATCATGCTGCTAAATATGTATATTTCGCCGCACCATACCACCAGTTCGTACTTTAATCATGAGCCGACCCGCACACGTCGGCTATTAATGCACAAGGACGAAATCCGTAAACTCATCGTGGCAGTACAACAAAAAGGTTTAACTCTAGTACCGCTTAAGGTTTATCAAAAGGACGGTTGGATCAAGGTTGATTTAGCCCTAGTAAGACAGAAGAAACTCCACGATAAGCGTGACGATATGAAAAAGCGCGATGATAAACGCGATATCGAAAGAGTCATGAAAAATCGTTAAAACTCAAAAAATATTCGTTTATTTACACTAATTTGTAAATTAGCAATTGTTCACAAAACTTGTGGTAGTTTAAAAAGTACACTGTAGGCATGTTGACCAAAATCAAGTTGATACATTGCAGCTCTAGAAATTAAAAAGTTATTATGTCTGCGCCATCTCAATTTGCTATCAATTTTAGTGAAAAATTTCCAAGTCTAACGAACTCACCTATCTTAGAGGCTGTAATTCATTGGGATGCTCCTACCAGTAAGTCACTAGAACAAACATCATTAAAAGAAAAGTTAACCAATCGTTTACCTGATTACCCTATTATCCAACCTCAGTATGGTGTTGAGGTTAAGATAGATGCACCAAGTGATATGCCTCAATTCTTGCAAAAAACACAATGGAGTGGTTTTAGGCTTGAAAACATCTCACAAAATTATGTAGCTCAATTTAACAATACGGGAATTGCTTTTAGTAGGATTAAATCTTATGAAGGGTGGGAAAACTTCAAGAACGAAGCATTACGGATTTGGAATACTTTTGTAGAATTAGCAGAGCCAGAAACAACTCGCCGCTTAGGAGTACGATTCATTAACCGAATTCTTGTCAAACAAGATGAGTCAATCTCAACCTATCTTACAAGTGATCCATATACACTTTCTGGGCTAGCAATATCTCCAAGATCGTTTTTTTATCAAGATACTTACCAAG containing:
- a CDS encoding protein kinase domain-containing protein, which encodes MIGQLLDGRYRIASKLGEGGFGHTYLAHDTRIPNEPLCVVKHLKPASGDREYLKVANRLFTSEAQVLAKLGDHDRIPRLLAYFEQAGEFYLVEEFVEGRSLELELVRGYRMGEAQVIQILDDLLSILEYTHAQGVIHRDLKPDNIIRRKSDGKLVLIDFGAIKQVQTQMNQEMHTAATVAIGTLGYMPSEQAQGKPRPSSDLYAIGVIGIQSLTGLQPRELQEDYQTGELIWQHLVPNKTGLVDVLTKMTRYHYKDRYESAAEIRKVLANLGSHHLPTHQSVQSANGIQSTIVTTNSGNDLGTEVLPKVPPTQPHNPAIAQPPIPSVQPLVQPLPATTTPLPPPTTPVNRYPAPSENPPQHTVQVSAPYQSSDYNRSNKGLWIAVWVAAFATAIAIGAVMATRNSSNTLNPVANNSTSKPTVTPSPNSPTVASPSTSPIETASLTATPKSSPSAKVSPTATPTTKPTKTAIAPLSESEAVDLVNNLVAAKNQMFAPPFDRQLLAELTTGEAYEKRKGSIDWLQSNNAFYSYGDFKVSRAGSFGIQDNQANVTVEIFESPTLYVNGKIDRSQSQPSRGRYICNLKFEDGKWKIANLTKVD
- the smpB gene encoding SsrA-binding protein SmpB, which produces MANYYRVLAENRQARFNYEILETHEAGIELLGTEVKSIKGGKANLRDAYGIVRKGQIMLLNMYISPHHTTSSYFNHEPTRTRRLLMHKDEIRKLIVAVQQKGLTLVPLKVYQKDGWIKVDLALVRQKKLHDKRDDMKKRDDKRDIERVMKNR
- a CDS encoding zinc metalloprotease HtpX: MSIPESEFPHSELPHKAGRAEQVGASLVTAKIAGNLALASGITIALLVGIVFSLVTATIFIVNSPNPILGFGVAVLVTIAVNAIIFFVSPWIMDLTQGWLYHTRWVKIEEIERLSPESARTIQRICNLKKITQPRLGIIDDNNPTAFTYGALPNSARLVVSAGLFKYLDDDEAATVYAHELGHIVHWDFAVMTVASTLVQITYLLYVTIREVGKRINDERAENAAMITAFIAYGFYIVGTYLLLYLSRTREYFADHFAAEQTGNPNALSRALVKIAYGIVQETEKSTEPSRLMQGTRALGIYDAKAAASTGTAYQISSSPEKIGRLFLWDLFNPWGWWMELNSTHPLTGKRVRALSNYAEQLGLDMEFDMGRVVAEGKRLDKKRLYGTFYQDVLLYGAEFIAIVLGLAIGAFLFKSIGVLKAFVAIPLLLLGAVMIFKRSVMYPSSKNAPATDVITLMSDAYASPLRGQPVQLEGTLIGRGDAGYVFGSDLKLQDKSGLMYLLYASRWGPLGNFFFGMKRVQGLIGMETTAKGWFRRGVASWMDLELLSTASGNKVSSHPAFWGLVWSIIFLAIGALLFLAK
- a CDS encoding TIGR04255 family protein yields the protein MSAPSQFAINFSEKFPSLTNSPILEAVIHWDAPTSKSLEQTSLKEKLTNRLPDYPIIQPQYGVEVKIDAPSDMPQFLQKTQWSGFRLENISQNYVAQFNNTGIAFSRIKSYEGWENFKNEALRIWNTFVELAEPETTRRLGVRFINRILVKQDESISTYLTSDPYTLSGLAISPRSFFYQDTYQVSDYPYQINLVRTIQPNQSGTGSEQALIVDIDVFTNEVSSIRDDLNQQLAEMRWLKNKIFFSNITDTALNNFGS